A region from the Corylus avellana chromosome ca7, CavTom2PMs-1.0 genome encodes:
- the LOC132188157 gene encoding proline transporter 1-like, whose amino-acid sequence MEGGEADSLHGKVRDEDQLAVDIPETAHQISKDSWFQVGFVLTTGINSAYVLGYSGTIMVPLGWIYGVVGLIAATAISLYANALIAKLHEFGGKRHIRYRDLAGYIYGRKAYSLTWGLQYVNLFMINTGFIILAGSALKAVYVLFRDDHVLKLPYCIVIAGFVCALFAIGIPHLSALRIWLGFSTFFSLVYIIIAFVLSVKDGIGAPARDYDIPGTTTSKIFTTIGATANLVFAFNTGMLPEIQATVRKPVVDNMLKALYFQFTAGVLPMYAVTFVGYWAYGSSTSSYLLNNVTGSVWVKTMANIAAFLQTVIALHIFASPMYEFLDTKYGIKGSALSFRNLSFRIAVRGGYLAITTLVAALLPFLGDFMSLTGAISTFPLTFILANHMYLVAKKNKLTSLQKLWHWLNVCFFGCMSVAAAIAALRLIAVDSKTYHVFADL is encoded by the exons ATGGAAGGCGGCGAAGCAGATTCTCTTCATGGCAAAGTGCGGGATGAGGATCAGTTGGCCGTGGACATCCCAGAAACAGCTCATCAGATCAGCAAAG ATTCATGGTTTCAAGTGGGGTTCGTCCTAACTACTGGTATCAACAGTGCTTATGTACTGGGATATTCTGGGACTATCATGGTTCCTCTGGGTTGGATATATGGTGTGGTTGGTTTGATAGCTGCCACCGCTATATCTTTGTATGCAAATGCTCTTATTGCCAAGCTTCATGAATTTGGGGGGAAGAGGCATATCAGATACAGAGATCTTGCCGGATATATATATG GCAGGAAAGCTTATTCTCTTACATGGGGATTGCAATATGTCAACCTTTTCATGATTAACACTGGGTTTATCATTTTGGCTGGCTCGGCTCTGAAG GCTGTATATGTTCTTTTTAGGGATGACCATGTCTTGAAGCTTCCCTACTGTATTGTCATAGCTGGGTTTGTGTGTGCATTGTTTGCCATAGGGATACCCCATTTGTCAGCACTGAGGATTTGGCTGGGATTTTCAACGTTCTTCAGCCTGGTTTATATCATCATAGCATTTGTGCTGTCGGTTAAAGATG GAATCGGAGCACCAGCTAGGGATTATGACATTCCAGGAACAACAACTTCCAAAATCTTCACAACAATAGGGGCAACTGCCAATCTTGTTTTCGCATTCAATACTGGAATGCTTCCAGAAATACAG GCAACGGTGAGGAAGCCTGTTGTTGACAACATGTTAAAAGCTTTGTACTTCCAGTTCACAGCGGGGGTTTTACCAATGTATGCTGTTACTTTTGTTGGGTACTGGGCCTATGGATCTTCTACATCGTCTTACTTGCTCAACAATGTCACGGGTTCAGTTTGGGTTAAGACAATGGCCAATATAGCTGCCTTCCTGCAAACAGTCATCGCTTTGCAT ATATTTGCAAGTCCAATGTATGAGTTTTTGGATACCAAGTATGGGATTAAAGGAAGTGCACTGTCATTTCGCAACTTGTCATTCAGAATTGCTGTAAGAGGTGGCTACCTCGCTATTACCACGCTAGTGGCAGCTCTTCTGCCGTTCCTCGGAGATTTCATGAGCCTCACCGGGGCAATCAGCACGTTTCCTTTGACTTTTATCCTTGCAAACCACATGTATCTAGTGGCAAAGAAGAACAAACTCACTTCTTTACAGAAGCTTTGGCATTGGCTCAATGTTTGTTTCTTTGGCTGTATGTCCGTTGCAGCAGCAATTGCAGCCCTGAGGCTCATTGCCGTAGATTCCAAAACATACCATGTTTTTGCAGATTTATGA